The Halosimplex litoreum genome has a window encoding:
- a CDS encoding PQQ-binding-like beta-propeller repeat protein, with product MSDDAPSVGTVALVAVAVLLVAAPLAGVAAAGLAGGDDGGAVGDDGDAASDGVAAAAALQPASETVVHRGENATIVRSGVFSIVDATDRAYSEMDGEPVVANGQVYGVFTGNKLAGDEGEQRFFSALYALDAETLDAEWRVEFETAGLHGRPVVADGTAYVVMYEQNNGTGPDTYYLHAFDADSGDRLWKHELGSIPYEERGKASGTHGRYHPIYVVDGRVHTLTVDAGLQTLVALDPASGDVAWRQDGIAAGVGTDGERIYAGYREGRDEFDAGAVLALDPATGETVWTRPNGDLYGQQRVSLVENGRVYATRPAPLDSDAVANVHAIDAATGEVAWTETASGNSRIAITAVYPASETVVGETWSPIDETDEPKVQGFDDATGDTRWAVSDRRLGPTWTVYAGERNLYVYSAGGFSAYPGDTLHGPDTDGFFPQAAWSQAYGDFDDVREIAESDGSLYELRTTTTRVAVSAFDASEGDRRYEFDVEGLRPYMTVANDTVYLETAGLIRAYEAVDPGTVPTDASPSQSTGDGDPAGDTDARERVDSGTAAGDSSTAPALPGPLAGRGPLGAPLAVFAGLGLGLATSGLLVGRRYRF from the coding sequence ATGAGCGACGACGCTCCGAGCGTCGGGACGGTCGCCCTCGTCGCGGTCGCGGTGCTGCTCGTCGCGGCTCCGCTCGCCGGCGTCGCGGCCGCTGGGCTGGCCGGCGGCGACGACGGTGGCGCAGTGGGAGACGACGGCGACGCGGCGAGCGACGGAGTCGCGGCCGCCGCGGCGCTCCAGCCGGCCAGCGAGACGGTCGTCCACCGCGGCGAGAACGCGACGATCGTCCGCAGCGGCGTGTTCAGTATCGTGGACGCGACCGACCGAGCCTACTCCGAGATGGACGGCGAACCCGTCGTCGCGAACGGGCAGGTGTACGGCGTGTTCACCGGGAACAAGCTGGCCGGCGACGAGGGCGAGCAGCGCTTTTTCTCGGCGCTGTACGCGCTCGACGCGGAGACGCTCGACGCCGAGTGGCGCGTCGAGTTCGAGACGGCGGGACTCCACGGCCGCCCGGTCGTCGCCGACGGGACCGCCTACGTCGTGATGTACGAGCAGAACAACGGGACCGGCCCGGACACCTATTACCTCCACGCGTTCGACGCCGACAGCGGCGATCGCCTGTGGAAACACGAGCTCGGGTCGATCCCCTACGAGGAACGAGGGAAGGCGTCGGGCACCCACGGCCGCTATCACCCGATCTACGTCGTCGACGGCCGCGTCCACACGCTGACCGTCGACGCTGGCCTCCAGACGCTCGTCGCGCTCGACCCCGCCAGCGGCGACGTGGCCTGGCGCCAGGACGGGATCGCCGCCGGCGTCGGGACCGACGGCGAGCGGATCTACGCGGGCTACCGCGAGGGGCGAGACGAGTTCGACGCCGGCGCCGTCCTCGCGCTCGACCCGGCGACCGGCGAGACGGTCTGGACCCGGCCGAACGGCGACCTGTACGGCCAGCAGCGCGTCTCGCTGGTCGAGAACGGACGCGTCTACGCCACGCGACCGGCCCCGCTCGACAGCGACGCGGTCGCGAACGTCCACGCGATCGACGCCGCCACCGGCGAGGTGGCTTGGACGGAGACCGCCTCGGGCAACTCGCGGATCGCGATCACCGCCGTCTACCCCGCCTCGGAGACGGTCGTCGGCGAGACCTGGTCGCCAATCGACGAGACCGACGAGCCGAAGGTACAGGGGTTCGACGACGCCACCGGCGACACTCGCTGGGCAGTCTCCGACCGACGCCTCGGTCCGACCTGGACGGTCTACGCGGGCGAGCGCAACCTCTACGTCTACTCGGCGGGCGGGTTCTCGGCCTATCCCGGCGACACGCTCCACGGCCCGGACACGGACGGCTTCTTCCCGCAGGCCGCCTGGAGCCAGGCCTACGGCGACTTCGACGACGTCCGCGAGATCGCCGAATCCGACGGCAGCCTCTACGAACTCCGGACGACCACGACGCGCGTCGCGGTGTCGGCGTTCGACGCCAGCGAGGGCGACCGCCGCTACGAGTTCGACGTCGAGGGGCTCAGACCGTACATGACCGTCGCGAACGACACCGTCTACCTCGAAACGGCGGGCCTGATCCGCGCCTACGAGGCGGTCGACCCCGGGACGGTCCCCACCGACGCCTCGCCCTCGCAGTCGACCGGCGACGGCGACCCGGCCGGCGACACGGACGCACGCGAGCGCGTGGACTCCGGGACCGCCGCCGGCGACTCCTCGACCGCGCCCGCCCTGCCTGGCCCGCTCGCCGGACGCGGTCCGCTCGGCGCGCCGCTCGCGGTCTTCGCGGGGCTGGGGCTCGGCCTCGCGACGAGCGGCCTGCTGGTCGGGCGGCGCTACCGGTTCTGA
- a CDS encoding PKD domain-containing protein yields the protein MGRALATVLAALVVVSLTVGSVAVAGAATGPSTVDDPSAVEDRAVAEPSTVGERSPDAVRNGTAGGVTGATVDADERPAPLVEQWSETFDGERGDVIADIEGTDDGGVVFAGETRLAWDDSPTTQAWVGRVDSLTGDLDWQTAWGDGETRVCPDDLPCSTSYPDDTAGDIAPDGNGGFLVTGYSETLSARYVKRTGEGDCRYNVLLMRVSAGGATNADGAGDCTTWIGGASGVAPGATGSVVAGMHVASYRAGDTEPQWTAFQNSGIGFSDVIAVDDGYVAVGHRPNGPGTVAKIGPSGSVVWSRSVGSGSVVLRRVVETEDGSYAYAGWTERNGDLDALVGEATADGAINWTTTYGGNGYQSGVDLVEVSGGYVVAGANAETRPQNSLAAPYGDGWLFKVNASGQARWEKNFTREDQVGGFAAIETTDNGFVMAGGVKESQGLDRSTVESRDGWVARALRCVDTDGDGDTDDDDDALCDNWEDEGIDVDGDGQPDLDLPGMGADREHKDVLVEVDYMDCGAGGSESCSTPHDHEPTAESLDRVEAAFADAPVDNPDGETGVNVHLQVDDAVPEDRVLDFGGSFDMSEYFAIKYGDDRCSTGDDGGHFGTTDDRESDDCEKRLEARLLAYHYLLSGHNNSVGALGLAPTPGNDLMSFVSGPQTDDLVRERARRTHQNDSLEDRTIHEERVWLEAVTIMHELGHNLGLRHGGGDDRNNKPNYLSLMNYQYAHNYVGRATSLPGVDDDALARPNSDLDFSRERLPPLDETALTESAGLRGPGDERSIFIGNVSGEGPRRFVIPGSGEIDWNRDDRIAGSTSADVNYDGARTALTGYEDWSNLQYDFRETGWFRQQFSRFSDFHSEWTFRAHLDAGLGSPDVDGDGVSNYRDNCPLLGNAGQADGNGDGTGDACTRDTEAPVPQFGVEAVTVDGEPAVRFDASNSTDPEQRGVIAYTWDFGDESSGFGQSPTHAFAEAGEYSVALTVEDFDGDTATVERSVAVDAVAASDGEANADDGGDGDASSGDGGAESVDDPSSNGDASVAGPAAVGPLSALPGGLPGLGLGFVGGIAGGVVLVAGLASLGVLRRKES from the coding sequence ATGGGGCGAGCGCTCGCAACGGTTCTCGCGGCCCTCGTCGTCGTATCGCTGACCGTCGGGAGCGTCGCCGTCGCGGGGGCGGCGACCGGTCCGTCGACGGTGGACGATCCCTCGGCGGTGGAGGACCGAGCGGTCGCGGAGCCCTCGACCGTCGGTGAGCGGTCGCCGGACGCGGTTCGGAACGGCACCGCGGGCGGCGTAACGGGTGCGACCGTCGACGCCGACGAGCGGCCAGCGCCGCTGGTCGAGCAGTGGAGCGAGACGTTCGACGGGGAGCGCGGCGACGTGATCGCGGACATCGAGGGGACCGACGACGGCGGCGTCGTGTTCGCCGGGGAGACCAGGCTGGCGTGGGACGACTCGCCGACGACGCAGGCGTGGGTCGGCCGCGTCGACTCGCTGACCGGCGACCTCGACTGGCAGACGGCGTGGGGCGACGGGGAGACGAGGGTGTGTCCGGACGATCTGCCCTGCTCCACGTCGTACCCCGACGACACGGCGGGCGACATCGCGCCCGACGGTAACGGGGGCTTCCTCGTCACCGGCTACTCCGAGACGCTCTCGGCGCGGTACGTCAAACGCACGGGCGAAGGCGATTGCAGATACAACGTCCTGCTCATGCGCGTGAGCGCGGGGGGCGCCACGAACGCCGACGGCGCCGGCGACTGCACGACCTGGATCGGCGGCGCGAGCGGCGTCGCGCCCGGAGCGACGGGGTCGGTCGTCGCCGGGATGCACGTCGCCTCGTACCGCGCGGGCGACACCGAACCCCAGTGGACCGCCTTCCAGAACTCCGGGATCGGCTTCAGCGACGTGATCGCGGTCGACGACGGCTACGTCGCGGTCGGTCACCGGCCGAACGGCCCCGGGACGGTCGCGAAGATCGGCCCGAGCGGGTCGGTCGTGTGGTCCCGGTCCGTCGGTTCGGGGTCGGTCGTCCTGCGGCGGGTCGTCGAGACCGAGGACGGGAGTTACGCCTACGCTGGCTGGACCGAGCGGAACGGCGACCTCGACGCGCTCGTCGGGGAGGCCACCGCCGACGGCGCGATCAACTGGACGACGACCTACGGCGGCAACGGCTACCAGTCTGGGGTCGACCTCGTCGAGGTCTCGGGCGGCTACGTCGTCGCCGGCGCCAACGCCGAGACGCGACCGCAGAACAGCCTCGCCGCGCCGTACGGCGACGGCTGGCTGTTCAAGGTCAACGCAAGCGGGCAGGCGCGCTGGGAGAAGAACTTCACTCGCGAGGACCAGGTCGGCGGCTTCGCCGCAATCGAGACGACCGACAACGGGTTCGTGATGGCCGGGGGCGTCAAGGAGTCGCAGGGCCTCGACCGATCGACGGTCGAGTCGCGCGACGGCTGGGTAGCACGGGCGCTGCGCTGCGTCGACACGGACGGTGACGGCGACACCGACGACGACGACGACGCGCTCTGTGACAACTGGGAGGACGAGGGGATCGACGTGGACGGCGACGGACAGCCCGACCTGGATCTGCCCGGGATGGGCGCCGACAGGGAGCACAAGGACGTGCTCGTCGAGGTCGACTACATGGACTGTGGCGCCGGGGGCAGCGAGTCCTGTTCGACCCCCCACGACCACGAGCCGACCGCCGAGTCGCTCGACCGCGTCGAGGCCGCGTTCGCCGACGCACCCGTCGACAACCCCGACGGCGAGACGGGGGTGAACGTCCACCTGCAGGTCGACGACGCCGTCCCCGAGGACCGGGTGCTCGACTTCGGCGGCTCGTTCGACATGAGCGAGTACTTCGCGATCAAGTACGGCGACGACCGCTGTTCGACCGGCGACGACGGCGGCCACTTCGGCACGACCGACGACCGCGAGTCCGACGACTGCGAGAAGCGACTCGAAGCGCGGCTGCTCGCGTATCACTACCTGCTGTCCGGCCACAACAACTCCGTCGGGGCGCTCGGACTCGCACCAACGCCCGGAAACGACCTCATGTCGTTCGTGAGCGGCCCGCAAACCGACGATCTGGTGCGCGAGCGGGCGCGGCGCACTCACCAGAACGACTCCCTCGAAGACAGGACCATCCACGAGGAGCGCGTCTGGCTGGAAGCGGTGACGATCATGCACGAACTCGGCCACAACCTCGGGCTCAGGCACGGGGGCGGCGACGACCGGAACAACAAACCGAACTACCTGAGCCTGATGAACTACCAGTACGCCCACAACTACGTGGGCCGGGCGACCTCGCTCCCGGGCGTGGACGACGACGCGTTGGCGCGCCCGAACTCCGACCTCGACTTCTCCCGAGAGCGACTCCCCCCGCTCGACGAGACGGCGCTCACCGAGAGCGCGGGACTGCGGGGACCGGGTGACGAGCGCTCGATCTTCATCGGCAACGTGAGTGGGGAGGGGCCCCGACGGTTCGTGATTCCGGGGTCGGGGGAGATCGACTGGAACCGCGACGACCGGATCGCCGGGTCGACGAGCGCGGACGTGAACTACGACGGCGCGCGGACCGCCCTCACCGGCTACGAGGACTGGTCGAACCTCCAGTACGACTTCCGCGAGACGGGGTGGTTCAGACAGCAGTTCTCCAGGTTCTCGGACTTCCACAGCGAGTGGACGTTCCGCGCGCACCTCGACGCCGGGCTCGGTTCGCCCGACGTCGACGGCGACGGTGTCTCGAACTACCGGGACAACTGCCCGCTGCTGGGCAACGCCGGGCAGGCCGACGGGAACGGCGACGGGACGGGCGACGCCTGCACGCGCGACACCGAGGCGCCGGTCCCGCAGTTCGGCGTCGAGGCGGTGACCGTCGACGGCGAGCCCGCGGTCCGCTTCGACGCGTCGAACTCGACCGATCCGGAGCAACGGGGCGTGATCGCCTACACCTGGGACTTCGGCGACGAGTCGAGCGGTTTCGGCCAGTCGCCGACCCACGCCTTCGCCGAGGCCGGGGAGTACTCCGTGGCGCTCACCGTCGAAGACTTCGACGGCGACACCGCGACCGTCGAGCGGTCGGTGGCCGTCGACGCGGTCGCGGCGTCCGACGGCGAGGCGAACGCGGACGATGGCGGCGACGGCGACGCGTCGAGCGGCGACGGCGGGGCGGAGTCGGTCGACGATCCCTCGTCGAACGGCGACGCTTCGGTCGCCGGACCGGCCGCCGTCGGCCCACTCTCGGCGCTCCCCGGCGGTCTCCCGGGCCTCGGGCTCGGATTCGTCGGCGGTATCGCCGGCGGTGTCGTCCTGGTCGCCGGGCTCGCGAGCCTCGGCGTCCTGCGCAGGAAGGAGTCCTGA
- the rio1 gene encoding serine/threonine-protein kinase Rio1, with translation MPEYRLLDTDEADAPGDEFEEIDVEDTEADTIARQRDREFSEFRKRIKDTEQFKVEDSVFDDATYAALYKLVQDDYIVAFGGPISTGKEANVYTALGDEDTEVAVKVYRINASDFTDMRGYLDGDPRFRGIGSDKKKVVLAWVRKEFANLKRARKAGVLVPEPIAVERNVLVMEYLGTEAGRGKRLSEVDLENPETAYEVVREYMRRLHDAGLVHGDLSEYNLIVHGDHIYVIDLGQAVTVHHPNAEEFLDRDCENVAAFFGRQGHDVTADELKASVVDEGDEE, from the coding sequence ATGCCGGAGTACCGCCTGCTCGACACCGACGAGGCCGACGCCCCCGGTGACGAGTTCGAAGAGATCGACGTCGAGGACACCGAAGCCGACACGATCGCCCGCCAACGGGATCGGGAGTTCAGCGAGTTCCGCAAACGCATCAAGGACACCGAGCAGTTCAAAGTCGAAGACTCGGTGTTCGACGACGCCACCTACGCCGCCCTCTACAAGCTCGTCCAGGACGACTACATCGTCGCCTTCGGCGGCCCCATCTCCACCGGCAAGGAGGCCAACGTCTACACCGCGCTGGGCGACGAAGACACCGAAGTCGCCGTCAAGGTCTACCGCATCAACGCATCCGATTTCACCGATATGCGCGGCTACCTCGACGGCGACCCGCGCTTCCGTGGGATCGGCTCGGACAAGAAGAAGGTCGTCCTCGCGTGGGTCCGCAAGGAGTTCGCCAACCTCAAGCGCGCCCGGAAAGCGGGTGTCCTCGTCCCCGAGCCCATCGCCGTCGAGCGCAACGTTCTCGTCATGGAGTACCTGGGCACCGAGGCGGGCCGTGGCAAACGCCTCTCGGAGGTCGACCTGGAGAACCCCGAGACCGCCTACGAGGTCGTTCGCGAGTACATGCGTCGACTCCACGACGCCGGCCTCGTCCACGGCGACCTCTCGGAGTACAACCTGATCGTCCACGGCGACCACATCTACGTCATCGATCTCGGCCAGGCCGTGACGGTCCACCACCCCAACGCCGAGGAGTTCCTCGACCGGGACTGCGAGAACGTCGCCGCCTTCTTCGGCCGCCAGGGCCACGACGTGACCGCCGACGAGCTGAAAGCCTCCGTCGTCGACGAGGGCGACGAGGAGTGA
- the eif1A gene encoding translation initiation factor eIF-1A gives MSDNEGRTDLRMPDDDEVFAVVTEMLGANRVEVRCMDGTNRTARIPGKMQKRIWIREDDVVLVEPWDWQDEKADITWRYEKQQADQLREEGHIQE, from the coding sequence ATGAGCGACAACGAGGGCCGAACCGACTTGCGGATGCCGGACGACGACGAGGTGTTCGCCGTCGTCACGGAGATGCTCGGCGCCAACCGGGTGGAGGTGCGCTGCATGGACGGGACCAACCGAACGGCGCGGATCCCGGGCAAGATGCAAAAGCGCATCTGGATCCGCGAGGACGACGTGGTGCTCGTCGAGCCGTGGGACTGGCAGGACGAGAAGGCCGACATCACGTGGCGCTACGAGAAACAGCAAGCCGATCAACTGCGCGAGGAGGGGCACATCCAGGAGTAA
- a CDS encoding metal-dependent hydrolase encodes MFVGHACLAFAVAALGADRLGWSRGRSLQVAALAALFAALPDVDVVYGLVGLLGSGTGAGLVPVESFWDAGNRVHRGVTHALPVAAVVTVAVWLVGRPETARRAAGVATLAALVPVVAAVSGGLAGAVTAVFVCCVGGLVVLARRRGASPRTLASAAFVGLFTHPFGDLLTGEPPALLYPFDPTLVAERVVLSADPTLHLLGAFGVELATVWLALAAYFQVSGKRPTAHVDRRAVLGVAYAGAALALPAPTLEVSYHFVFSVLAVGFVGVAPPSLDRFRTWRAAVTALAAISLAAVAYAAVYLVVG; translated from the coding sequence ATGTTCGTCGGCCACGCCTGCCTCGCGTTCGCCGTCGCCGCCCTCGGCGCCGACCGCCTCGGGTGGTCACGAGGGCGCTCACTGCAGGTGGCCGCCCTCGCCGCGCTGTTCGCCGCGCTTCCGGACGTCGACGTCGTGTACGGTCTGGTCGGACTGCTCGGGTCCGGTACGGGAGCGGGGCTCGTCCCGGTCGAGTCGTTCTGGGACGCCGGCAACCGCGTCCACCGCGGGGTCACCCACGCCCTGCCCGTCGCTGCGGTCGTCACCGTCGCGGTCTGGCTGGTCGGGCGGCCCGAGACGGCCCGACGCGCGGCTGGTGTCGCGACGCTCGCGGCGCTCGTCCCGGTCGTGGCCGCCGTCAGCGGCGGACTGGCCGGTGCGGTGACGGCGGTGTTCGTCTGCTGCGTCGGCGGACTCGTCGTCCTCGCCCGTCGTCGGGGTGCGTCGCCGCGAACCCTGGCGAGCGCGGCGTTCGTGGGTCTGTTCACCCACCCCTTCGGTGACCTGCTGACGGGCGAGCCGCCCGCCTTGCTGTACCCCTTCGACCCGACGTTGGTCGCCGAGCGGGTCGTCCTCTCGGCGGACCCGACGCTGCACCTGCTCGGCGCGTTCGGGGTCGAACTCGCGACGGTCTGGCTGGCGCTGGCCGCCTACTTTCAGGTCAGCGGCAAGCGGCCGACCGCTCACGTCGACCGTCGGGCGGTGCTGGGGGTCGCCTACGCGGGGGCCGCGCTCGCGCTCCCCGCGCCGACGCTGGAGGTGTCGTATCACTTCGTCTTCAGCGTGCTCGCCGTCGGGTTCGTCGGCGTCGCGCCGCCGTCGCTCGACCGGTTCCGGACCTGGCGAGCCGCCGTGACCGCCCTCGCCGCCATCAGCCTCGCGGCCGTCGCCTACGCGGCGGTGTATCTGGTCGTCGGATGA
- a CDS encoding DUF5783 family protein, with translation MAEFDPEKFEDKYANYFTELQRAYKGAFETMNDRYDSELIHAIDQRILAESEPFYEGDGQFRIDLPENPHERLSGVVVADDEKVETILERYVEEIEAEIRSVFGLDDGDA, from the coding sequence ATGGCCGAGTTCGACCCCGAGAAGTTCGAGGACAAGTACGCCAACTACTTCACCGAACTCCAGCGCGCGTACAAGGGCGCTTTCGAGACGATGAACGACCGGTACGACTCGGAGCTGATCCACGCTATCGACCAGCGGATCCTCGCCGAGAGCGAACCGTTCTACGAAGGGGACGGGCAGTTTCGGATCGACCTCCCCGAGAACCCGCACGAACGGCTGTCGGGTGTCGTCGTCGCCGACGACGAGAAGGTCGAGACGATCTTAGAGCGCTACGTCGAGGAGATCGAAGCCGAGATCCGGTCGGTGTTCGGGCTCGACGACGGCGACGCGTAA
- a CDS encoding DUF7551 domain-containing protein has protein sequence MIGRTLTDIRAELEELADASGEYHVQCGRTGERPVPVDGRRFPDRETAVQAVRVAHAYRATLRRYDPRAPWYDFVVCEADTGPAGDRGWSFPPTAAGESPSQRALVAYCHDLAGAVFEALSASDHAGVERAVMDEYLAAAERTSDRDRLCLQLLTTMATELQSRLPEQARAETLQRASAHLPATEGSARPVRAALAHLRSVGLIDGFALADGHWDRPRAVTVRGYELRSCGERLPTLPLSTETVRRTAGRPRVATAATPVDDGWRIRVSRTDPAAGSLDTATPVDS, from the coding sequence ATGATCGGACGAACGCTGACGGACATCAGGGCGGAGCTGGAGGAGCTCGCCGACGCGTCGGGGGAGTACCACGTGCAGTGCGGGCGGACGGGCGAGCGACCGGTGCCCGTCGACGGTCGGCGGTTTCCCGACCGCGAGACGGCGGTCCAGGCGGTACGGGTGGCCCACGCCTACCGGGCGACGCTCCGGCGGTACGACCCGCGCGCGCCGTGGTACGACTTCGTGGTCTGCGAAGCCGACACGGGCCCGGCGGGCGACCGGGGGTGGTCGTTCCCGCCGACCGCGGCGGGCGAGTCCCCGTCCCAGCGCGCGCTGGTGGCCTACTGTCACGACCTGGCCGGCGCGGTGTTCGAAGCGCTGTCGGCAAGCGACCACGCCGGCGTCGAGCGCGCGGTGATGGACGAGTACCTCGCCGCCGCCGAGCGGACGTCCGACCGTGACCGCCTCTGTCTCCAGTTGCTCACGACGATGGCGACCGAACTGCAGTCGCGCCTGCCCGAGCAGGCCCGCGCCGAGACACTCCAGCGCGCCAGCGCGCACCTCCCCGCCACCGAGGGGAGCGCGCGTCCCGTCCGCGCAGCCCTCGCACACCTCCGGTCGGTCGGACTGATCGACGGGTTCGCCCTCGCCGACGGCCACTGGGACCGGCCCCGAGCGGTGACCGTCCGGGGCTACGAACTCCGCTCGTGCGGGGAGCGCCTGCCGACGCTCCCGCTCTCGACCGAGACGGTCCGACGCACCGCCGGCCGTCCCCGCGTCGCCACAGCCGCAACGCCCGTCGACGACGGCTGGCGCATCCGGGTCTCCCGAACCGACCCCGCCGCCGGCTCGCTCGACACCGCGACGCCGGTGGACAGTTGA
- a CDS encoding single-stranded-DNA-specific exonuclease RecJ — protein sequence MSTTGPVPDLAERATACADRLLESGEVLLASHIDADGLTSAAVASTALERAGFDFETVFKKQLDETEIATIAAHEYDTVLFTDFGSGQLDVIAAHERAGDFQPVIADHHQPADAETAFHLNPLLEGLDGASELSGAGAAYVLARALAERGDQSADNCDLAALAVVGAVGDMQAVGGELVGANRGIVEEGVEAGVLAEGTDLSLYGKQTRPLPKLFEYATEVQIPGVSGDEAGSVRFLEGLDVDLKEAGEWRTWVDLTDDERQTVASALVKHAVQRGVPAKKINTLVGTTYELVDEPRGTELRDASEFSTLLNATARYERADVGLGVCLGNRDGALDRAQTLLSNHRRNLSEGLEYVRREGVTHEDHLQWFDAGDAIRETIVGIVAGMALGTDGVSASKPIVALARKNDEETKVSARGTGTLVREGLDLSAVMGEASRSVGGDGGGHDIAAGATVPAGREQAFVDAADDIVADQTG from the coding sequence ATGAGCACGACCGGGCCGGTTCCCGACCTGGCGGAGCGAGCGACCGCCTGCGCCGACAGACTGCTGGAGAGCGGCGAGGTGCTGCTGGCGTCGCACATCGACGCCGACGGGCTGACGAGCGCGGCCGTGGCGTCGACGGCGCTGGAACGGGCTGGCTTCGACTTCGAGACGGTGTTCAAGAAACAGCTCGACGAGACCGAGATCGCGACGATCGCCGCTCACGAGTACGACACCGTCCTGTTCACCGACTTCGGGAGCGGACAGCTCGACGTCATCGCGGCCCACGAACGAGCGGGCGATTTCCAGCCCGTCATCGCCGACCACCACCAGCCCGCGGACGCGGAGACGGCGTTCCACCTCAACCCGCTACTGGAGGGGCTCGACGGGGCCTCGGAGCTGTCCGGGGCGGGCGCGGCGTACGTTCTCGCGCGTGCGCTCGCGGAACGCGGCGACCAGTCGGCGGACAACTGCGATCTGGCGGCGCTGGCGGTCGTCGGCGCGGTCGGCGACATGCAGGCGGTGGGCGGCGAACTCGTCGGCGCCAACCGAGGGATCGTCGAGGAGGGCGTCGAGGCGGGTGTCCTCGCGGAGGGGACGGACCTGTCGCTGTACGGCAAGCAGACACGGCCGCTGCCGAAGCTGTTCGAGTACGCAACGGAGGTGCAGATCCCGGGCGTCTCGGGCGACGAAGCCGGGTCGGTCCGCTTTCTGGAGGGGCTGGACGTGGACCTCAAGGAGGCCGGCGAGTGGCGGACGTGGGTCGATCTGACCGACGACGAGCGCCAGACGGTCGCGAGCGCGCTGGTGAAACACGCCGTCCAGCGGGGCGTGCCGGCGAAGAAGATCAACACGCTGGTCGGGACGACCTACGAACTGGTCGACGAGCCCCGCGGGACGGAGCTGCGCGACGCCAGCGAGTTCTCGACGCTGTTGAACGCCACTGCGCGGTACGAACGCGCCGACGTGGGCCTGGGCGTCTGCCTGGGCAACCGCGACGGCGCCCTCGACCGCGCCCAGACGCTCCTGTCGAACCATCGGCGGAATCTCTCCGAGGGCCTGGAGTACGTCCGCCGGGAGGGCGTCACCCACGAGGACCACCTCCAGTGGTTCGACGCGGGCGACGCGATCCGCGAGACCATCGTCGGCATCGTCGCCGGGATGGCGCTGGGGACCGACGGCGTCTCGGCGAGCAAGCCGATCGTCGCGCTCGCCCGGAAGAACGACGAGGAGACGAAGGTCTCAGCCCGGGGGACCGGAACGCTCGTTCGCGAGGGACTGGACCTGTCGGCGGTGATGGGCGAGGCCTCCCGGTCGGTCGGCGGCGACGGCGGCGGTCACGACATCGCCGCCGGCGCGACCGTCCCCGCCGGGAGGGAGCAAGCGTTCGTCGACGCCGCCGACGACATCGTCGCCGACCAGACCGGCTGA
- a CDS encoding DUF7544 domain-containing protein, translating into MTLAALDRLDDAYRATGAFLRPVDRSRWLRLALIGLFVGLPTAAGSGVQWSTPASDPAPTPGGPVDVSPVVWIAVAAAVVVAVALALAFTLVGSVMEFVLYESLRRESVRVRAYWRRHFGRGVRLFGFRLAVGLAVLLTVALLVGAVVLSLAAAGDAATLVLVVVAVPVALVVALVAGVVGSFTTAFVVPVMLAEDRGVLAGWRRFWPTLTREWREFLVYAILAFVLGTVGAAAVGVVVALLAAVLLLPTAVLAAPAFALFLLAEPLGIAAFVVVGLVYVLAVVAVAAVVQVPVFVYLRYYALLVLGDANEAFDLIPEQRAAASD; encoded by the coding sequence ATGACGCTGGCCGCGCTCGACCGGCTCGACGACGCCTATCGGGCCACCGGTGCCTTCCTCCGCCCCGTCGACCGGAGTCGGTGGCTCCGGCTGGCGCTGATCGGCCTGTTCGTCGGCTTGCCGACCGCGGCCGGCAGCGGCGTCCAGTGGAGCACGCCCGCGAGCGACCCGGCGCCGACGCCCGGCGGCCCGGTCGACGTGTCGCCCGTGGTCTGGATCGCGGTGGCGGCCGCGGTCGTCGTCGCCGTCGCGCTCGCGCTCGCGTTCACCCTCGTCGGGTCGGTCATGGAGTTCGTCCTCTACGAGTCGCTCCGGCGAGAGTCCGTCAGGGTCCGCGCCTACTGGCGCCGGCACTTCGGTCGGGGCGTGCGGCTGTTCGGCTTCCGCCTGGCCGTCGGGCTCGCGGTCCTGCTCACCGTCGCCCTCCTCGTCGGAGCGGTGGTACTGTCGCTGGCGGCCGCGGGCGACGCAGCGACGCTCGTTCTCGTCGTCGTCGCGGTCCCGGTCGCGCTCGTGGTCGCGCTGGTCGCTGGCGTCGTCGGGAGCTTCACGACCGCGTTCGTCGTCCCGGTGATGCTGGCCGAGGACCGAGGAGTGCTCGCGGGGTGGCGGCGCTTCTGGCCGACGCTCACCCGCGAGTGGCGGGAGTTCCTCGTCTACGCCATCCTCGCGTTCGTCCTCGGGACCGTCGGCGCCGCGGCGGTCGGCGTCGTCGTCGCGCTGCTGGCCGCCGTCCTGTTGCTCCCGACCGCGGTGCTTGCGGCGCCGGCGTTCGCGCTCTTCCTCCTCGCGGAGCCGCTCGGGATCGCCGCGTTCGTCGTCGTCGGCCTCGTCTACGTCCTCGCGGTCGTCGCCGTCGCCGCCGTCGTCCAGGTGCCCGTCTTCGTCTACCTGCGGTACTACGCCCTGCTGGTGCTCGGGGACGCGAACGAGGCGTTCGACCTGATCCCCGAGCAGCGAGCGGCGGCCAGCGACTAA